TTCAGTTTTGATAGATTTATCATGGATAAAATAGTTAAGAAAAACTAATATAACTAATAATTTTATTAATATGATTTTCCATAATGTTTTGCCAATAGTCATATTTTTAAAACCATTAAGATAAAAAGAGTAAATATTTTTAATATTCAACATAAAATCTCCTTTTGTTGACATATGTTCAAAATGATAACACTTTAATGAACATATGTCAATAAAAAATCAAGAAAATTTTGATATTATTTCAAACAAGGATAAAAATGGGTAGAGATAAAAATAAAAGAAATTTAATATTTAAACCGGCATTTAAAGATTTTATACCAGAAAATAAACCATTTACTGGTGTTACTGTGTTGTTAGATGAAGAGATGGAAGCTATTTATTTAATGGATGTTTTAAATTTATATCAAGAAGAAGCAGCTATTAGTATGGAAGTTTCAAGACCAACTTTTACAAGAATTCTAAAAAATGCTAGACAAAAATTAACAAGAGCTTTAGTTTATGGAAATAAGATTTCTATTCAAGATGACAATTTAGGTTATATTGTAGCTTTATGTTCTTCAAGTTTAGAAAATTTTGAATCAATTTTAGCAACTGATAAATATGTATTGATTTATAAAATCCAAAATAATGAAATTAAATTATTGGATAGTTTTGAGAATGAAGTCTTTTCCAAAAAATTAAAACCTGCTATTGTTTTACCGCAAATATTAATGAAATATAAAGTAAATATATTTTTATCTACAAGAATAGGGGAGGGATTAAAAAATTCACTCTTTGCAAAAGGGATACAAGCTATTGAGAAACAAATTGATAAAAAAGAGGATTTGATAAATTTAGTTTAGTTTTTTAATTCAAAAGAAGTAGAAAAAATCTACTTCTTTAAAATCATACCTTCTGATATAAAAAACTTAATTTATTTAAAATAGGTAATTCCCCATCTGCATATTTTAATAATATTTCATCAATTTTGATTTTATTTTCTTGCGAACAATATACTTTTATACCATTATTTTTTAATGTATAAAAAGTATTTTCTTTTAAAGCAGAAGAAATTAAAATGTTTACATTTTTGTCTTTTAGCCAATTAGCTATCTCTTGCGTATCTTTTTGTTCATTCTTTAAAATCTCAATTTTATTATTATTGATTAAAGCAAAATATTCTGCTTTTCCAAACTCTTCTAATAAATTACTGTTCTCTTCTTCACTTTTAACTGGTATGGCAATCATTTAATCTCCTTTGTTGCACTTTAATCTATATCCAAGATATATAACAATGGGCAAAAGACTTAACCAAGTAAGTAGTATAAAAAGCTCAAGCTATTTTTAGCCCATACTAATGCTTTTTTGTTCCAATAAATAAGTAACACCAAA
The genomic region above belongs to Arcobacter ellisii and contains:
- a CDS encoding DUF4492 domain-containing protein → MLNIKNIYSFYLNGFKNMTIGKTLWKIILIKLLVILVFLNYFIHDKSIKTEYKTYEEKVDFVYKNLTKEN
- a CDS encoding DUF134 domain-containing protein, with the protein product MGRDKNKRNLIFKPAFKDFIPENKPFTGVTVLLDEEMEAIYLMDVLNLYQEEAAISMEVSRPTFTRILKNARQKLTRALVYGNKISIQDDNLGYIVALCSSSLENFESILATDKYVLIYKIQNNEIKLLDSFENEVFSKKLKPAIVLPQILMKYKVNIFLSTRIGEGLKNSLFAKGIQAIEKQIDKKEDLINLV
- a CDS encoding NifB/NifX family molybdenum-iron cluster-binding protein; amino-acid sequence: MIAIPVKSEEENSNLLEEFGKAEYFALINNNKIEILKNEQKDTQEIANWLKDKNVNILISSALKENTFYTLKNNGIKVYCSQENKIKIDEILLKYADGELPILNKLSFLYQKV